The Nymphalis io chromosome 14, ilAglIoxx1.1, whole genome shotgun sequence genome has a segment encoding these proteins:
- the LOC126773171 gene encoding sodium channel protein para isoform X14, which translates to MSEDLDSISEEEQSLFRPFTRESLAVIEARIAEEHAKQKELEKKRAEGETDLGRTKKKKEVRYDDEDEDEGPQPDATLEQGLPLPVRMQGSFPLELASTPLEDIDPFYHNQTTFVVISKGKDIFRFSATNALWILDPFNPIRRVAIYILVHPLFSLFIITTILVNCILMIMPTTPTVESTEVIFTGIYTFESAVKVMARGFILQPFTYLRDAWNWLDFVVIALAYVTMGIDLGNLAALRTFRVLRALKTVAIVPGLKTIVGAVIESVKNLRDVIILTMFSLSVFALMGLQIYMGVLTQKCIKVFPEDGSWGNLTDENWERFCQNETNWYGEDGDYPLCGNSSGAGQCEPGYICLQGYGPNPNYGYTSFDTFGWAFLSAFRLMTQDYWENLYQLVLRSAGSWHVLFFVVIIFLGSFYLVNLILAIVAMSYDELQKKAEEEEQAEEEALREAEQKAAARADKQEAREAHAREQAAAAEAAAYAEAHPAKSPSDSSCQSYELFVNQERGNQDDNTRERMSLRSDPFQDSVSTQPTHKPTANESHHEPARRQRKVSMASLSLPGSPFNLRRGSRGSHQMALRPNGRNRYPPGADRKPLVLSTYLDAQEHLPYADDSNAVTPMSEENGAIIIPVYYANLGSRHSSYTSHQSRLSYTSHGDLLGGKAQTKEARLRGRSASRNHSVTSQPHAYPLPRQDSSLASRPLREYEISTTECTDEAGKVLKQSNDNPFIESSQQPNVVDMRDVMVLNEIIEQAGRQSRASEQNAEDDEDGPTFKERLLECFMKGIDFFCVWDCCWLWLEFQKYVALLVFDPFVELFITLCIVVNTLFMALDHHDMDRDMEKALKSGNYFFTATFGIEAMLKLIAMSPKFYFQEGWNVFDFIIVALSLLELGLEGVQGLSVLRSFRLLRVFKLAKSWPTLNLLISIMGRTMGALGNLTFVLCIIIFIFAVMGMQLFGKNYVDYVDRFPDGDLPRWNFTDFMHSFMIVFRVLCGEWIESMWDCMLVGDVSCIPFFLATVVIGNLVVLNLFLALLLSNFGSSNLSSPTADQDTNKIAEAFNRISRFIDWVKKNAADVLKLVKNKLTNQIAIHAPGLKAALCGRCVSPERVDNELELGADLDDGVLYKDKKLKDQVEVAIGDGMEFTIPGDNKYKKGKILMNNINAITDNHTDNRINCELNHHGYPIQDDDTISQKSYGSHKIRSFKDESHKGSADTIDGEEKKDASKEELGLEEEMIPEEEVGQVDLAKLDIKAVEGDGILEDSPADCCPEPCYARFPFLAGDDESPFWQGWAMLRLKTFRLIENTYFETAVITMILLSSLALALEDVHLPHRPILQDILYYMDRIFTVIFFIEMLIKWLALGFQKYFTNAWCWLDFIIVMVSLINFVAALCGAGGIQAFKTMRTLRALRPLRAMSRMQGMRVVVNALVQAIPSIFNVLLVCLIFWLIFAIMGVQLFAGKYFKCVDMNHTTLSHEIIPDRNACILENYTWENSPMNFDHVGKAYLCLFQVATFKGWIQIMNDAIDSREVGRQPIRETNIYMYLYFVFFIIFGSFFTLNLFIGVIIDNFNEQKKKAGGSLEMFMTEDQKKYYNAMKKMGSKKPLKAIPRPRWRPQAIVFEIVTDKKFDMIIMLFIGLNMLTMTLDHYQQSETFSAVLDYLNMIFIVIFSSECLLKIFALRYHYFVEPWNLFDFVVVMFSILSLVLSDIIEKYFVSPTLLRVVRVAKVGRVLRLVKGAKGIRTLLFALAMSLPALFNICLLLFLVMFIFAIFGMSFFMHVKDKGGLDDVYNFKTFVQSMILLFQMSTSAGWDGVLDGIINEEECDLPDNERGSPGNCGSATIGITYLLSYLVISFLIVINMYIAVILENYSQATEDVQEGLTDDDYDMYYEIWQRFDPEGTQYIRYDQLSDFLDVLEPPLQIHKPNKYKIISMDIPICRGDMMFCVDILDALTKDFFARKGNPIEEPVDVGRPDEVGYEPVSSTLWRQREEYCARLIQHAWRRHRRAQSPGGGSASGAEGGGASGPEAEGAPTAVLLDAGAGGAHRVVLQAAGAAPRPPEPAPPPAPV; encoded by the exons ATGTCCGAGGACTTGGACTCGATCAGCGAGGAAGAACAAAGCTTGTTCCGACCCTTCACCCGAGAGTCATTGGCCGTAATCGAGGCCCGCATAGCTGAAGAGCATGCCAAGCAAAAAGAACTCGAGAAAAAACGAGCGGAAGGCGAG ACCGATTTGGGGCGGacgaaaaagaaaaaagaa GTGCGGTACGATGATGAGGATGAAGATGAAGGTCCCCAACCAGATGCGACCTTGGAGCAGGGCCTGCCGCTGCCGGTGCGCATGCAGGGCTCCTTTCCTCTCGAACTCGCCTCCACACCACTCGAGGACATCGATCCTTTCTACCACAACCAAACA ACATTCGTAGTCATAAGCAAGGGTAAAGACATCTTCAGATTTTCGGCGACTAATGCCTTGTGGATATTGGATCCATTTAATCCAATAAGAAGAGTGgccatatatatattagtgcATCCTTTATTCTCTCTGTTCATTATTACCACAATTCTTGTGAATTGTATACTCATGATAATGCCTACCACACCAACTGTCGAAAGTACtga AGTTATCTTTACCGGCATCTACACCTTTGAATCGGCGGTGAAAGTAATGGCCAGGGGTTTCATACTACAGCCATTCACATACCTTAGAGATGCATGGAATTGGCTTGACTTCGTAGTTATAGCTTTAGC TTATGTGACGATGGGCATAGATCTCGGCAACTTGGCCGCTCTAAGAACGTTCAGAGTTCTCCGAGCTTTGAAGACTGTGGCCATCGTACcgg GCTTGAAGACTATTGTGGGTGCGGTGATAGAGTCGGTGAAAAATCTTCGAGATGTGATAATATTGACGATGTTTTCACTATCTGTGTTCGCACTTATGGGTCTGCAAATCTATATGGGGGTCTTGACACAGAAATGTATTAAAGTCTTTCCGGAAGACGGTAGTTGGGGTAACCTCACCGATGAGAACTGGGAAAGATTTTGTCAAAATGAAA CAAATTGGTACGGAGAAGACGGAGACTACCCCCTTTGTGGAAATTCATCAGGAGCAGG ACAATGTGAACCAGGCTACATATGTTTACAAGGCTATGGACCAAACCCTAACTACGGATATACGAGTTTTGACACGTTTGGTTGGGCTTTCCTATCAGCTTTTCGACTCATGACACAGGACTATTGGGAAAATCTTTATCAACTG GTGCTAAGGTCAGCGGGTTCATGGCACGTCTTGTTCTTCGTAGTGATCATATTCTTGGGCTCATTCTATCTCGTCAACTTGATTTTGGCTATCGTCGCCATGTCATATGATGAGTTACAAAAGAAAGCTGAAGAAGAGGAACAAGCCGAAGAAGAAGCTCTTAGG GAAGCGGAACAAAAAGCGGCAGCCAGAGCGGATAAGCAGGAAGCCAGGGAAGCCCATGCTCGCGAGCAGGCTGCAGCAGCAGAGGCGGCGGCGTACGCCGAGGCACATCCCGCTAAATCTCCCAGCGACTCTTCCTGTCAGAGCTACGAGCTGTTCGTGAACCAGGAGCGGGGCAACCAGGACGACAATACGCGCGAGCGCATGTCCCTCCGTAGCGACCCCTTCCAGGACTCGGTGAGCACTCAGCCCACGCACAAGCCAACCGCCAACGAATCGCACCACGAACCGGCACGCCGACAGAGGAAGGTCAGCATG GCTTCATTGTCACTTCCTGGATCACCGTTCAATTTACGTCGAGGATCTCGTGGGTCGCATCAAATGGCTTTAAGACCGAACGGAAGAAATCGATATCCACCTGGAGCTGATCGAAAACCACTTGTCCTTTCAACATACTTGGATGCACAGGAACATCTGCCATATGCTGACGATTCAAATGCTGTCACACCAATGTCTGAAGAAAATGGTGCTATAATTATACCTGTGTACTACGCCAATTTAG gtTCAAGACATTCTTCTTACACGTCGCATCAATCTCGATTGTCGTACACTTCACACGGTGACTTATTAGGTGGAAAAGCGCAAACGAAGGAAGCAAGGCTAAGAGGACGATCGGCATCCAGAAATCACAGCGTTACGTCACAACCGCATGCCTACCCACTGCCAAGACAAGATTCGTCGCTCGCATCTAGACCGCTTAGAGAATAT GAAATAAGCACAACGGAATGTACAGATGAGGCTGGCAAAGTATTAAAACAATCTAACGACAATCCTTTTATAGAGTCATCGCAGCAGCCCAACGTTGTAGATATGAGAG ATGTTATGGTActaaatgaaattattgaacAAGCGGGCAGACAAAGTAGAGCCAGTGAGCAAAACG CAGAAGACGATGAGGATGGACCCACCTTCAAAGAAAGACTCCTCGAGTGCTTTATGAAAGGAATAGACTTCTTTTGTGTTTGGGACTGCTGTTGGTTATGGCTGGAGTTCCAAAAATACGTGGCTCTTCTGGTGTTCGACCCATTCGTAGAACTGTTTATCACCTTATGTATTGTGGTCAACACTTTGTTTATGGCTTTGGACCATCATGATATGGATCGAGATATGGAAAAGGCGCTAAAAAGTGGCAACTAT ttctTCACTGCAACCTTTGGTATAGAAGCCATGCTAAAATTAATAGCTATGAGCCCGaagttttattttcaagaaGGTTGGAACGTTTTTGATTTTATCATCGTGGCCTTATCGTTATTAGAATTGGGTCTGGAAGGTGTACAGGGTTTGTCAGTGTTACGTTCATTTCGTTTG CTTCGAGTATTCAAATTGGCAAAGTCATGGCCGACACTTAATTTACTCATCTCTATAATGGGTAGGACGATGGGTGCCTTGGGCAACCTGACCTTCGTATTGTGcatcattattttcatatttgccGTGATGGGTATGCAACTATTCGGGAAAAATTATGTTG ACTATGTAGACCGTTTTCCGGACGGAGATCTTCCCCGTTGGAACTTCACCGACTTCATGCACAGCTTCATGATAGTCTTTCGAGTGCTATGTGGAGAATGGATAGAAAGCATGTGGGATTGTATGCTCGTTGGAGACGTGTCCTGCATACCATTCTTCTTAGCTACCGTTGTCATTGGTAATCTTGTG gttCTCAACCTCTTCTTGGCCCTGTTACTGTCAAACTTTGGGTCATCTAACTTATCGTCGCCGACAGCCGATCAAGACACCAACAAAATAGCTGAAGCATTTAACAGAATATCGAGATTCATAGATTGGGTTAAAAAGAACGCAGCCGACGTCTTAAAGTTGgtgaaaaataaacttacaaacCAAATAGCCATACACGCTCCCG GCTTAAAGGCGGCTTTATGTGGCCGCTGTGTCTCCCCAGAACGGGTGGATAACGAGCTGGAATTAGGTGCTGACCTTGATGATGGAGTACTGTATAAAGATAAGAAACTAAAAGACCAAGTAGAAGTAGCAATCGGTGACGGCATGGAATTTACAATACCag GTGACAATAAGTACAAGAAAGGTAAAATACTAATGAATAATATCAATGCAATAACCGATAACCACACAGACAATAGAATTAATTGTGAACTTAATCATCATGGATACCCTATTCAG GACGATGATACTATAAGTCAGAAATCATACGGAAGTCACAAAATTAGATCTTTTAAAGATGAAAGTCACAAAGGTTCAGCAGACACCATCGATGGTGAAGAAAAAAAAGACGCCAGTAAAGAAGAATTAGGGCTAGAGGaag AAATGATACCAGAAGAAGAGGTTGGTCAAGTGGATCTGGCTAAATTGGACATAAAAGCTGTAGAGGGTGATGGCATTCTTGAAGACTCTCCAGCAGACTGCTGTCCAGAACCTTGTTATGCGCGCTTCCCCTTTTTAGCTGGAGATGACGAATCTCCATTCTGGCAAGGATGGGCCATGTTGAGACTGAAAACCTTCCGACTTATTGAAAATACATACTTTGAAACGGCTGTGATAACTATGATTTTACTCAGTAGTTTGGCTTTG GCTCTAGAAGATGTTCATTTACCACATCGGCCGATACTTCAAGATATCCTCTATTATATGGACCGAATCTTTACCGTTATATTTTTCATCGAGATGTTGATCAAGTGGCTTGCTCTTGGATTCCAGAAATATTTCACGAATGCCTGGTGTTGGCTTGATTTCATCATTGTTATG GTCTCGCTTATAAACTTCGTAGCGGCGCTTTGTGGCGCCGGTGGCATTCAGGCGTTCAAAACGATGAGAACGCTTCGAGCCCTTCGACCGCTCAGGGCTATGAGCCGCATGCAGGGCATGAGG GTGGTAGTGAATGCTCTGGTGCAAGCGATCCCATCCATCTTCAACGTGCTGCTCGTGTGTCTGATATTCTGGCTTATCTTTGCTATTATGGGTGTACAACTCTTCGctggaaaatattttaag TGCGTCGACATGAACCACACAACTCTAAGCCATGAAATTATCCCAGATAGAAATGCTTGTATTTTAGAAAACTACACCTGGGAAAACTCCCCAATGAATTTCGACCATGTTGGCAAGGCTTATTTATGTCTATTTCAAGTTGCTACTTTCAAAGGCTGGATTCAAATCATGAATGATGCTATCGATTCACGAGAG GTTGGTCGTCAGCCCATTCGAGAAAccaatatatacatgtatttgtattttgtattcttCATAATTTTCGGCTCGTTTTTCACTCTTAACCTATTCATTGGTgtgattattgataattttaatgaacaaaAGAAGAAAGCAGGAGGCAGTCTTGAAATGTTTATGACAGAAGATCAGAAAAAGTATTACAATGCTATGAAAAAAATGGGATCGAAAAAGCCCCTTAAAGCAATTCCCAGGCCAAGG TGGCGGCCGCAAGCAATCGTATTTGAGATTGTAACAGATAAGAAATTTGATATGATCATTATGTTGTTTATTGGCCTTAATATGTTAACTATGACCCTCGATCATTATCAACAATCAGAAACATTCAGTGCTGTGTTGGACTatcttaatatgatatttatcgtAATATTTAGTTCAGAGTGCTTACTTAAGATCTTTGCCCTGCGATACCATTACTTTGTGGAGCCATGGAATCTATTTGATTTTGTCGTTGTAATGTTTTCTATACTTA GCTTGGTGTTGAGCGATATCATAGAAAAGTACTTTGTTTCACCGACTTTACTCAGAGTTGTCAGAGTGGCAAAAGTTGGTAGAGTACTTCGACTTGTTAAAGGTGCAAAGGGCATTCGAACATTACTGTTCGCTCTGGCCATGTCACTGCCAGCTCTCTTTAACATTTGTCTGCTGCTATTTCTTGTAATGTTTATCTTCGCAATATTTGGAATGTCATTTTTCATGCATGTTAAAGACAAAGGAGGCCTAGATGACGTGTACAACTTCAAAACTTTCGTGCAAAGTATGATTCTACTATTTCAG ATGTCTACATCGGCGGGTTGGGATGGTGTGTTAGACGGTATTATAAATGAGGAAGAGTGTGATTTGCCGGACAACGAACGTGGGTCACCTGGCAACTGTGGCTCTGCGACGATAGGCATTACCTACTTACTGTCATATCTGGTGATCTCTTTCCTCATCGTTATTAACATGTACATTGCCGTTATTCTCGAAAATTATTCTCAG GCAACCGAAGACGTACAGGAAGGCCTAACTGACGACGACTACGACATGTACTACGAGATATGGCAGCGGTTTGATCCCGAAGGAACACAATACATCAGATACGATCAACTATCTGATTTCTTAGACGTTCTCGAGCCGCCTTTACAAATCCACAAAcctaacaaatacaaaattatatccaTGGACATACCTATATGTCGCGGTGATATGATGTTCTGCGTTGACATCTTAGATGCGCTCACGAAAGACTTCTTTGCGAGAAAGGGCAATCCCATCGAGGAACCGGTCGACGTGGGAAGGCCCGACGAAGTGGGCTACGAGCCCGTGTCGTCAACGCTATGGAGACAACGTGAAGAGTACTGCGCGCGGCTGATCCAGCACGCGTGGCGGAGACACCGGCGAGCGCAGTCGCCAGGTGGCGGCTCCGCGTCGGGCGCTGAGGGCGGCGGCGCGAGCGGACCGGAGGCGGAAGGCGCCCCGACGGCCGTGCTGCTGGACGCGGGCGCTGGCGGCGCGCACCGCGTGGTGCTGCAGGCGGCCGGGGCGGCGCCGCGCCCGCCCgagcccgcgccgccgcccgcgcccgtcTGA